Below is a window of Flavobacterium cyclinae DNA.
CAACAACGATAGAACTGAGATTAGTTTAAACTTTTTCATGGTTTTAATTTTTTTATAATTAACGCTAAATTATAAAAAAAAGTATAACTAATCTTGAATCTTAAAAACTTTTCTTAAAATATCTTCCATTAAACACCATTTGGTAATAGATGATTGAAGCAAATTAGCTCCAACAAAAATGGTAAACCAATACCAATTTTCATTTACATACATACCTAATAATACACTTAAAATTATAAATGTTCCTGCAATTGCTCTAATTAATCTGTTTATCATAATTTTTTTTTTAGTTATACTTTTCTACTGAAAACACTGCTAAATGTACTTTAGAAATTGTTTCTTGTTTTTTATTAAATTGAGTAACCTCATCAAACAAAATATCTAAATTTTGTTGTAGAATAAAGGCATAAAATACTACTGAATCTGTTTCATTCATATCAGAACCAAACCAATTTGATTCCATACTTTCTTCGGAAGCATCTCTAAAACCTTTTACATCACGATACGAATAGGATTTTACTTTAGCTTCTTTTAGCATCTTTTTGACATCTTTTTCAAATTCTGCTATGGCTGTAATTAATACTAATTTCATATTTTGGCCCCACCTAACCTCCCCAATTGGGGAGGAAACTATCGAGGTAAGTTTTTTTATGATTAAACATTTTTATTATTTATTATTCTCCCATTTTTTACGTTCCGTGATGTAGTAAATTAATGGCACTACAATCAAAGTAAGTAAAGTTGAAACAATCGCTCCTGCTACTAACGAAATGGCTAATCCTTGGAAAATTGGGTCGAACAAGATGATTGAGGCTCCGATTACTACTGCTCCTGTTGTCAATAAAATTGGTGTCGTTCTCACAGCTCCAGCTTCGATAATAGCTTGTTTCATTGGAATTCCATCATTTAATCGGATTTCAATAAAGTCAATTAGTAAGACCGAATTTCGAACCATAACTCCTGCTAACGCAATCATTCCAATGAACGAAGTAGCAGTAAAGAATGCTCCTAAAACCCAGTGACCTAATACAATTCCGACTAATGAAAGTGGAATCGCAACCATCATTACAATTGGAGTTTTGAAATTTTGGAACCAACCTACAATTAACATGTAAATTATAATAATTACCACTAAAAATGCAGCTCCTAAATCACGGAATACTTCTAAGGTAATTTGCCATTCTCCATCCCATTTCACAGTGAAGTCACTTTCATCAGATGGTGTGTCCATGTACAATTCGTTTACTTTGTAGCCTTTTGGTAATTGCATTTTTTCTAACTTTTCGTTCATTCCTAAAATCGCATACACCGGACTTTCTAATGCTCCCGCCATATCGGCTAAAACATAAACTACACGTTTTTGATCTTTTCTGTAAATCGTGTTTTGTAAAGTATCTGTTGTAACTTTAACTAAATCACTCACTGGAACAACATTTCCTCTACTTCCTTTGATTTTCAAATTTTGAATATCTTTAATCGAAGTTTTGTCTTTATCTTCTAATGAAAGAGTAATACCAACAGGATTATTCGAACGTTCATCATACAAATTAGATACCGGCATTTCTCTTAACAAATAAGTCAAATTACCAACAACTTGTTGAGGAGCGATTCCGTTTAACATGGCTTTTTCTCTGTCAACCTCTAATTTGTATTCTACTTGAGGAGCTTCTACCATCCAATCCGTATCAACCACATCAGAAGTAGTTTCCAAAATCGTTTTCACTTGATTCGCCACTTTGATCTGCTCTTCGTAATTAGGTCCGTAAACCTCAGCAACTAAAGTTGATAAAACGGGTGGTCCTGGTGGAACTTCTACAATTTTTACGTTGGCACCATATTTTTTAGCAATCTTTTGTACTTCTGGACGCACTACTTTTGCGATATCGTGACTTTGTAAATCGCGATCTTCTTTATGTAATAAATTCACTTGGATATCTGCCATATTACTGCCACCACGCATATCGTAATGACGTACTAAACCATTGAAAGTTATGGGTGCAGAAGCTCCAATATAATTCTGATAATCCACTACTTCTGGAACAGTTGAAAGATATTGCGCAATTTCTTTCGTAACCGCAGCTGTTCTTTCTAAAGTAGTTCCTTCTGGCATATCAATTACCACTTGGAATTCGTTTTTGTTATCAAAAGGTAACATTTTAACCGCTACCGATTTCGTAAAAAACATCAGAACTGAACCCAATAATAGTACTATCGTAACTATGAACATCAAATTTCGTTTCTTAGAATTATCTAAAAGCGGTTGCTCTACTTTTTTATAGATTTTATAAATCCAAGACGTTTCTAAACCTTGTTCTTCTTTGTGTTCTTGCTCGTCTTTTTCATGTAATAAATGGTATCCCAAATAAGGTGTAACGGTCAAAGCAACAAATAATGATAACATCATGGCAATAGAAGCTCCAATAGGCATCGGACTCATGTAAGGCCCCATCATTCCTGACACGAAAGCCATCGGTAAAATAGCCGCAATTACAGTAAATGTTGCTAAAATGGTTGGATTTCCTACTTCGTTAATCGCATAAATCGCAGCTTGTTTGAATGGCAGTCGCTTCATTTTGAAATGACGGTGCATGTTTTCGGCAATAATAATACTATCATCCACCACAATACCAACTACGAACACTAAAGCAAAAAGCGTAATTCTATTTAACGTATATCCTAATAAATAGTAACTAAATAAAGTTAAAGCAAAAGTTAATGGAACTGAAAAGAAAACTACTAATCCACCTCTCCAGCCCATAGCTAACATTACTAAAACCGTTACCGCAATAATGGCAACACCTAAGTGTAATAGTAATTCTCCAACTTTATGAGATGCTGTTTCACCGTAATTTCTTGAAACCTCAACATGAACATCGGTTGGGATAATATTTTTCTTTAAAGTTTCAACTCGCTCTAATATTTTCTCAGAAATTTTCATCGCATCAGCACCCTTAACTTTGGCTACTGAAATGGTTACCGCTGGATATTCCGAATTGAATTTGGAGAATTTCTCATTTGCTTTTCCATATCCAAAAGACACATAGTTTTTAGGTGTTTGAGGTCCGTCTTGAATAGCTGCTACTTGCTTTAAATAAACTGGCATGTTATTGTTAACACCTACTACCAAGTTTTCTACATCTTCTGAAGTTGATAAAAACTTACCCGTAGTCACTAAATATTCCGCATCATTTTGCACAAAACTACCCGATTGTGAACTTCCGTTATTGGCTTGAATCATTTGCATAATGCTCAATGCATCCACCCCGTTTTCAGCCATTTTATCTTTGTCTAAAACTACTTTTAGCTCGCGTGTTCTTCCTCCAATTTCTTTCGTAATCGCAACGTCTTTTACTTTTTCAATTTCCGAAGTAACTTCTTCTGCTATTTGACGTAACTGGAAATCATCGTATTTTTCACTCCAAAGCGTTAATCCCAACATTGGAACATCATCAATAGAACGTGTTTTTACGATAGGTTGCATTACTCCTTCTGGAAACATGGTGCGGTTTTTCATCAACTCGTCGTATAATTTTACATACGAATCTTCGCTGTTTTCACCCACATAAAATTGCACCACCATCATCGAATAGCCATTCATCGCCATACTGTGAATGTGCTCTACTCCTTTGATGTTTCCAATGATTTTTTCTAATGGTTTTACTACTCTACTTTCTATCTCAGACGGACTTGCGCCAGGATACATGACCATAACATCGGCCATTGGAACGTTAATTTGCGGTTCTTCTTCCCTAGGAATTAAGAACGAACTGTAAGTACCAATAATCATCAACGCCACCATTAATAAAATGGTTAATTTTGAGTTGATAAAGAAATTGGCTATTTTACCTGATATACCTTCTTGCATGTTATTTTTTGTTTAAAAGTTTAAAGTTTCAGGTTTCAAGTTATCTACTAAAAACCTTTACTGAACACTAATTACTGATTACTGAAGACTAACCTTAGCTCCATTGAATAATTTTCCGTCAGCTGAAACGATGTATTGTTCGTTTGCTGCTAATCCTGATAAAACTTCTACTTGATTCCCGAATGTTTTTCCAACTCGTAACCATCTCAAAATAGCAACATTACCACTTCCGATAGTGTAAATCCCTGTCAATTGTCCTTGTTTTACTAAAGCGCTTTCTGGAACTAAAACCACATCTGATTTCACAGTTGTTGTTTCTTTTTTAGCCGATGGAAATTGCACGTTTACGAACATTCCTGATAAAATTTCTTTATCCATTTTGTCTAAAGTTACTTTCACCAAATATTGCCCACCTGTATTTTTAGCTGACAAACTCACTTCCGAAACTTTTCCAGCAACTTCTTTATTTAAAGATTTCACGTTGATTTTAACTGGCATTCCATTTTTTACATTCGAAATATCACTTTCTGAAACCATTGCTGTTACTTGTAATCTTGATGCTCCTTCAATACTTACTAAAGGCATTCCTGGATTCGCCATATCACCTTCTTTTACGAATGTATTGGTTACCGTTCCTGAAAATGGAGCGGTGATATTCGAATAAGAAAACTGCGCCATCACTTCATTACGCATTTGTTTGGCTGCTTCTAAACCTGCTTTTGCCATTTCGTAGCGAGCAGTCATATCGTCCAATTCTTTTTGAGAAGCTGATTGTTGTGCAAACAAGTTCACAAAACGATCGTAATCTTTTTTCGCATTGCTATAAGCTGCTGTTGCTTGTGTGATAGAAGCATCCACTTGTGCTTTTTTTGCTTGTAAGTCAGTATTATTGATGCTTACCAAAAGTTGTCCAGCCGAAACATTTTGTCCCACTTTTACATTTACTTTGGTTACATACCCCATCATTCTAGTACTTAGATTCGCACTATTTTCGGATTCTATTTTTCCGCTTGCCGTAACATATGAACTATTAGAACTTCCTGAATTTCCAGCTACTTTTACTGGAATTGCTGGTAAATCTGCTACATTTTCTTTTTTATCACTTCCACAAGAAGTTAAGATTAAAGATGTTAGTGTAATGATTGTTATTATTTTTTTCATGTTGTTATTTTTAAATTTTATTTTTTGGAACTTTGTTTTTAAGAAATTTTGAGATTTTTACACCCCTAATCCCGATAGCTATCGGGACCTCAAGGGGACAATCCTGTAAAGAAATTTTATTTGGTTAAAAATTGTAAGTATTGTTTGGTAAAGTTATATTCGAAAACGGCTTGTAAATGCTCTAATTCTTTTTGTGCCATTTGCGTTTCTGACATTAATAAATCGGTTGTTTTTTCTAAACCTTGTGTGAATCTGTTTTGACGAATTCTATACGCTTCTTGCGATTGTTCGAAAGCTAATTTTGATAAATTAACTTTATTTTCTGCATCAAGCAATTGACGATTGGTTTTATTCAATTCTAACTGACTTTGCTTTTTGTATTGTTCGGTTTCAACCGTTGCTTTTTCAAAATCAGCTTTTGCTTTTTGTGTTTTGCCAACGTTTTTAAATCCATCGAAAATATTCCAAGATAATTGTGCCCCTACTAAATATCCTTGAGCCGAAGTTTGAAAAAGATGTTGGTCATACAATTCGTAACTTCCAAAAGCATTTAATCGAGGTAAGAATCCGAATTTAGACGATTGAAACATTTTTTGATAGGCTTCTGCCGATTTTTGCATCGCTTGAATATCTTTTCTGGAATCAGAAATTGTGGTATTTATAGTTTCTATAGCAATTGCATTATCTAAATTTTCTGCCGGTTTAAAGGTTTTTCCGGTCATATCTTCGTTTAATAAAAACGCTAAATAATCGGAAGCATTTTGTACATTGGACTTAGCATATTGCAATTGATTCGCAATTTCATTTACACGAACTTGCACATTTAATAAATCGGTTTTTTGCAACATTCCGTTTTTGAAATAGTTGTCTACTAATTTTAAATTTCCTTGTGCTGTTGTATTTGCTTTTTCCAAAACTTGTACCGCTTTATAAGCTAATTGTAATTGCATATACGCTTTTGAAACTTCAAGTTCTAAATATTCTTTAGTGCGCTCTGTTTGCAATTGAAAAGCATCCATTTTAGCTTTTGCAGCTTGTCTTCCATACAAACCATCTAAGTTGATAAGTGGTTGTTGAACTTCTATTTTAGTGGCAAAATTTTGTGTTTTATCAGGATCATTTAATAATGCCGGATTAAAATCGGAAGCCGTTAAAATTTCTTGATTGAGTTTAGAACCAAAAGCCATCAATGGATTAGTAGTTAAAATTCCGGTATGCGATACATTTACATTAGGCAAGAAAAGTGCATTTGACTGACGATAATCAGCTCTTGCTGATTGAAATGATTTTTCTGCCACTTTAATTTGTAAGTTATTTTCTGTAACTTTCTGCAATAAATCATTTTTTGAAATCGTCAAAGTATCTTGTGCGAAAGTTGCACCAGTTACCATTCCTAATACGATTAATAATTTGACTTTTTTCATAGTATAGTTTTATTCATATTTTATGTTACAAATGTACATTCGTAAAAAAAGGTAGTCGGTAACAAGAGTTACACAACTTTGTAATTATTGTTACAAAAAAGAAAGAGCGCCAATACAGACGCTCTTAATAACCAATAAAACTAAAACAATCATCAATCTTATTAATGAATTGTATTTCAAAATTACAATTCCCTATTTTTTATTTCAGCCACAATTATTACATAAAAAAACGCCCCGAAAAATCGGGGCGTTTTCAATTTATTTAGAATAAAATTATTCCGCTTTTTTCTCAGATGATTTTTTAGATGAACAACATCCACCTGATTTTCCTTCTGAACCACAAGATTTTTTATCTGAAGTTGAGCAAGATTTTTCAGTTTTAGCTGTTTCTTTTTTTGCTTTTTTCTTTGGCTCTTGAGCGTTAACATTCATTGATAACATAAAAGCAGCCACTGCCATAATAGAAACTAATTTTTTCATTGTATTTATTTTTTAAATTATTATTTATTCTTTTGTTTGTTTTGTACTATCACAAATATATATAAATTTAGAAACAGTACTCTTAATTTTTTATTAATTTAACATTTATTACTTTTTAATTATTCTTTTTGACACATAATATTTATCATCAAATATAAAAGTAAGGATTACCATTTTTGAATTAAGAAATGAAATATCAAAGTTCATAGCATTTTTTCCCATTTTGGTATCTTCTATTTCCCCTTCTTCAATAATTTTTCCATCTATACTGGTTAACATGTAATTTAGTTTAGCAGCATATGGCATCTCAAATGTTACTCTAACCGTATCATTTACAGTTGGATTAGGAGAAACCGTAAATGAAAACGGATTTTTACCATCAATTTGTGGTGTACTTAAAGTTGTATTTTTAACCAACTTCACTTCATAAACCGTAGGATCTGCACTAGTCAAATTAGTTTGATTATCTGTAAATGCAGATGCAGATGAACTTTGAATGCCTCCAAATAAATGCCCAATTACAAATTCATTATCTGTAATATTAGACAACTGAATTACTTCATTTGTATAATGAGGTAAATTCTCATTTGGTATAAACTCTGCTCCTGCACCTTTTAGATTAGGCATTTCAACAGGTAATTGATATTCTAGTAAATTTCCATCAGAAAAACGAGTAGTAAGACTTATCGTTTTTACAAAAGGAACCGTATCATCTTGTAATAATGTTCCATTTTGATAATAATACTGACTCATTCCTCCAAAAAACAGATTATGCATTCTGTTATTAGTTGCATCATACAAACAAGCTTTACCACTATGATAATTACTCAAATATTGATTGAATTGCGTTTGTGGAAAATAGCCTCCCACTTTTATATCAACTGGATATAAGAATGGTAAATCTACTGCAATTTGAAATACACCAGAAGAAATGGTGTAACCTAATTCTCCATCAGGAAATACTTGAGGCAACAAATTATAATCGCGTCGATGCAAATGAACTGCATCTACAACTTCTTCATAATTGGCATAACTCAAATTACTACCTGAATTATCAATAGTAAATTTTCGGATGGAATTGGAATACGTTTGAGTAAAGGTTGGATTGTTCATTGGATTGTATCTTCCATCAAAACGATGTCCGCCCACCAAATAAAAAGTATTCCCAATTTTTCCTAATTGACCTCCCGTAATCGCAAAAACATCATTTGATATTTGTTTGAAATAAGAAGTAATAGGAGTTCCCGCTACAATTGCATTTATCAAATTAGGCACATCAATCGATGTTAAATTATTAAAGGTTTTATGATCCGCAGCAGTTGTAGAATACGCATAACCACCAATGATAAATAATGCATCCCCATCTTGATAAAAATTCATATTAGTGGACTGTAATTGTTCTTTTATTCCTGTAGGAAGCGAATTTACAGAAGCAGACCATGTTTGTTGAGTAGCAACATCTACTACATACATTTCCGTATTGTTTTGTGCTCCAGGAAACGCATTAAAGGGTTGGCGTGCATGAACTCCGTCTTTTCTTCCACCAATAATAAGCCATTTGCCATTATGTTGTCCAAAAGCATACGAATGCAATCCGGGTAAACCCGAAACAACAACTGGAGTGAGTACCACATCATATTCAAAGGTACTTTGTGCTGTTGTTGACTGAAAAAAAGCCAACAAAAACACGATTAAAATATTTTTCATTTTATTCCATTATAAATTAAGCTTGTGCAATTAACACAAACATCAAAATCAACTTTTTCTAATTTAGGAAATGAAAAACTTAGGCGGATGCCAAATAGAGTGTTGGTATCTAGAAATAAAAATTTTCTCGTAATTGGATTGTTCCTTTTCGATTTTAAATTCGGGAAAAGTAATTTCAGGTTTAAAGTCTAATTCCCCTACAAATTGAACAGGACTAAAGTTTAAACTCATAATAATTTTCCCTTTTTCACAACCCGAAGATTCAGAACCTGATGTATGACAGGTTTGTTCACAATTTTGACTCGTAAGCATTTTCATTGCTCTTACTGACGGTAATGCCACCAATAGCAACAAATAAACGCATAATATGTGAACTGAAAATTTCATTTAACAAATATATACAAAATACAAATAGGCTTGGTAACATTTGTTACACAATAAATTATGATTGTTTCTTTTTGAAAAAATCATAAATCATATTAAATAACAATCCACCTAAAACACCTCCATACAAAGTACTATTTAAAGGTTTTGAGGTTATTGAACATGTTCCTGTGACACAGCCAACAAAATGATAATACGCATATCCAGAAATACATCCGAGAATAATTCCAATTACCGTTATTGCAATTTCCTTTTTATTCATGTTTTATTTAAATGACAAAGTTACCATTCAAAACCAAACTATTAGGTAACATAAGTTACTAAAACTGAAAATAGATAAATGGTTGGGTATCTGCAGAAGCGGTTGCATACACTACCCAATAAATCAATCCTAATATAATAGCTTTTGCAACTAAGGGTAAAGATGTAAAGGTTTTTTGCATTCCAGCTAATGTTTTCACTGGAATAAAATGCCAAATCACTCCAATTGCAATTAACAAAAAGACATTTTTATAACCTAGTATAATAGTATGCCATTGATTTAAATTGAAAGTAAGTTTTGTTATATTTTCGGCAATTTGAAATGCCGTAGTAAAATCTTTTGCTCTAAAAAACAACCAACAAAATACTACAAAATGAAACGTCAAAATAACCTGAATGGTTCTAACAAAAATATTTTTAGGCAATTTTATAAACTGACCAAAGAATTTTTCTACAACTAAAGCCATTCCGTGTAAAACTCCCCAAACCACAAATTTCCAAGAGGCACCATGCCATAAACCTCCTAATAACATGGTCATGAATAAGTTGAAATAGGTTCTGATTTTACCTTTTCGGTTTCCGCCTAATGAAATGTATAAGTAATCTCGTAACCAACTTGAAAGCGAAATATGCCATCTTCTCCAAAACTCAGTAATCGAACCCGATTGATAAGGTGTTCTAAAATTATCAGGCAACCAAAATCCCATTAATAACGCTAAACCGATAGCAATATCGGAATAGCCCGAAAAGTCACAATAAATTTGAATAGCATATCCATAGGAAGCCATTAAGTTTTCAAATGAAGTATAGCTATTTGGCGCATCAAAAACACGGTCTACGAAATTGGATGAAATGTAATCTGAAATCACGGCTTTTTTTAACAAACCACCAATAATCAAAAATAAAGCGCGATTAAAATCTTCTTTTGTAAGTTTTAACTTCTCATAAATTTGAGGAATAAAATCACTTGCTCTAACGATTGGTCCCGCTACTAATTGTGGAAAAAACGAAACAAAGAATAAGAAGTCTATAAAACTCTTTGTTGGTTCTAATTCTTTACGGTAAACATCAATCGTATAACTTAAGGTTTGAAACGTGTAAAAAGAAATTCCGACAGGAAGAATAATATCTTCAAACTTCATATTTCCACTAAAAAGTGTATTGTAATTATCAATAAAGAAGTTGGTGTACTTAAAATAAGCCAGCATTCCTAAATTAATAACCAAACTTAAAATCAAATAAAACTTACGATAGAATTTTTGAGATTCAACAAATATTAATCGAGAAAGTGAATAATCTACTACAGATGAAAACAACAATATCCAAAAATAAAAACCGCTTGATTTATAGTAGAAAAACAACGAAAACAAAACCACATAAGTGATTCGGAAATAATGGGTTTTTCGAGACAAAATATAAATCGAATAAAACACTACAAACAACCCTAAAAATAAGGCGCTATTAAAAAGTAATGGCTGTTTTGGATTATAAACAAACCAATTTGTAATGGTTTCCAAATCGATGTTTCCTACATGCTCAAGAAACCAATTTTGTATACTAAAAAGTGCTTTCACTATTGTTTTGTCGATTTATATAATTCGTAAGATTGCTTAAAAGCTTCAAAAAACAATTCGCCTTGTCTTTCATATCCTGCCTTTGAATAATGTACTTTATCTTTAGCCATATACCCTTTAGCTACATTACGTTTAATAGATTTATTACCTCCAAAAACATCCAAAAGATTCCAAACTGCATAATTTTTAACATGAGCATTATCTTCGATAATTTGGGCATATTTTTCAATGAATGTATTTTTATACTTTCTATGAAGTATTGAAGGTGGCGATGTCATCACTAAAACACAAGCTTGCGGATTATTTTCTTTAATTCCTTGAATCATTTGGTCTAAATGCGCAAAATATTGCTCCTCTGATTGTTTGTCAAAACTCTCATTTGTTCCTAAAGAAATAACCACTAAGTCTGGATTTAAAACTGGTAATTGCTCATTAAATAATCTAAATTTATTGAAATCAGAGGCTTTTGCTCCATTTACCCCAATACTGTGATAAATAACACCAAAATTCTCGTTTTCTAAAACCAATCCGTTTAATGCAAAATCATCAATTTCTTGATTTGGAACAATAGCAATTTTTTCTAAAGGCGTTTCTGCAACATAATCATTTGAGAACAAAGAAGGTTGTAATTCAATAGGAATATATTCTGTTTTTATAGAACTTTTAGATTGTGTTCCTTTTGTTGGAATAGTTAATACTTTTCCTTCTCGAATCATATCACTTTTTAATCCATTTGCTTTTTTTAAAACTTTCAAAGAAACGTTGTATTTGTTTGCAATTCCTCCCAAAACTTCACCAGACTTAACTTTGTGAGTAATTCTTTTAGGTACTTTTCTTTCGATAACAATATCTTTATTAGAAACGGAAACATCAAATAAATTTACATTTTGAGGCGAAATTACTTTAAGTTTCGTGAAATAATATTGAGGATCTTTCACCACCAATTGAATGGCAAAATCCCTAGATGTTGTTTCTAAAGAAATCCCACTTAAACCAACAGGTCGATTAACATCGGCATATAAATTTCTAAAACTCTGAAAATTTCCAGATGCAGAATATCGAATTGGTGCACTATTATTTGTTTTAGCAACACTGTAAGGAAATGTAAATCCGAAACCTGCATTTCCATATGATTGTTGGAATAGATTTCGAATTTTTGCAGTGAATAAATCAGCTTGAATATGAGAATCTCCTATATGAACAATATTTATTTTACCTGATTTACTTTGCTCTAATTGATACATTTTTTCATAAAAAGGCAAAAGAGCATTCACATTATGAAAATCATTACTAGAAAAAGTAACTTCAACCGAATCTACAACTTCCACTTCAATATCAACTGAATCTACAGGAACTAATAAAGAATCTTGAGCAAATCCAAAGATTGAAAATCCCAACAAAAACAACAAAAATCTAATCTTCATAAACCGAATCTTTATTGGTTATTACACTATCTTTCTTTACGGGTACAGCTGCTTTTTTGCGTTTTTTTCTCAATTCTTTATACATTTCATAGCCTTGATTTAATTGGGTAAAAATCAAATTCGCAGCTTCTTTAGCTCCTCTATGATTAAAATGCGTGTAATCTTTGTTTGCTTTTGATGGCTCTTTTTCTACCCACTGTATCATAGAACCATCTCCACCCATTAAGGTAAACATATTTACAAAACTCGATTCTGATTTAATGGCATATCGCTTTTGTGCTGTATTTAATGGAACTACAGCTGAATCCGTTTTCATTTCTGAATCGTATTTGGTTGATTTATCTGCTGTAGATACAATTAAGATAGCAACTCCTGGAAAACATTCTTTCAAATGAGCAACCACTTTAGCCATTCGTTTTTCGTACCAACCATAATTTAAAGAACCATAATTCAATACATTAGCTCCATACTGTAAAACAATTAAATCGTAATCTAATTTCGAATGAAACGCTCGCATGGTAGCAATATCAAAACTTCCTATTGGCAAACCTGAATTTCCTCTATTCGAGAAATTATCTACATGAACTCCTTTCCCATCATCAAAATTAAATCCGTAAATAGGAATGGAATCAGCTTTTTTGAAATTAACTTTGATGTTTTTCAAATTATTTTCAGAAAGTACTAGCGTATTTACTAATCCATTAGGTGCTAATTTTTTTGAAATCGTATCAGAACCAATGATATAATTTATTTTCCCTTCTTTGTTAGCTGAATTACCATAAAATAATGTTGGTCGAGGTAGTTCAGAAGCAAATCTTGTTTTATTTGCTTTGTATTTTACCCATACAATATTTGCCGTATCATTCGCATAAAATACATGTCCGTTAACACCAAAAGGATGAGAAGGATTTTTAACCTTTAAATACGATTGGGTTTTCCAATTTCCTGAAAATTCATGAGTTAAAGAACTTCTTGAAGCAGCTGATTCTGATGTAATATTCACAAAACCAACGCCTTGACCTCCAAATTTTTCTTGCAAATACGTTCTAAAATCTTTAACGATTAAGTCACCATCTGTCATAGAATCACCAAAATAAGCAATACGAACATTGCCTTCTTTTTTAGTTTCTAATTGAAATAATTTTTCAAAAAAAGACACTAGA
It encodes the following:
- a CDS encoding MBOAT family O-acyltransferase — encoded protein: MKALFSIQNWFLEHVGNIDLETITNWFVYNPKQPLLFNSALFLGLFVVFYSIYILSRKTHYFRITYVVLFSLFFYYKSSGFYFWILLFSSVVDYSLSRLIFVESQKFYRKFYLILSLVINLGMLAYFKYTNFFIDNYNTLFSGNMKFEDIILPVGISFYTFQTLSYTIDVYRKELEPTKSFIDFLFFVSFFPQLVAGPIVRASDFIPQIYEKLKLTKEDFNRALFLIIGGLLKKAVISDYISSNFVDRVFDAPNSYTSFENLMASYGYAIQIYCDFSGYSDIAIGLALLMGFWLPDNFRTPYQSGSITEFWRRWHISLSSWLRDYLYISLGGNRKGKIRTYFNLFMTMLLGGLWHGASWKFVVWGVLHGMALVVEKFFGQFIKLPKNIFVRTIQVILTFHFVVFCWLFFRAKDFTTAFQIAENITKLTFNLNQWHTIILGYKNVFLLIAIGVIWHFIPVKTLAGMQKTFTSLPLVAKAIILGLIYWVVYATASADTQPFIYFQF
- a CDS encoding GDSL-type esterase/lipase family protein, with translation MKIRFLLFLLGFSIFGFAQDSLLVPVDSVDIEVEVVDSVEVTFSSNDFHNVNALLPFYEKMYQLEQSKSGKINIVHIGDSHIQADLFTAKIRNLFQQSYGNAGFGFTFPYSVAKTNNSAPIRYSASGNFQSFRNLYADVNRPVGLSGISLETTSRDFAIQLVVKDPQYYFTKLKVISPQNVNLFDVSVSNKDIVIERKVPKRITHKVKSGEVLGGIANKYNVSLKVLKKANGLKSDMIREGKVLTIPTKGTQSKSSIKTEYIPIELQPSLFSNDYVAETPLEKIAIVPNQEIDDFALNGLVLENENFGVIYHSIGVNGAKASDFNKFRLFNEQLPVLNPDLVVISLGTNESFDKQSEEQYFAHLDQMIQGIKENNPQACVLVMTSPPSILHRKYKNTFIEKYAQIIEDNAHVKNYAVWNLLDVFGGNKSIKRNVAKGYMAKDKVHYSKAGYERQGELFFEAFKQSYELYKSTKQ